The DNA sequence CAGGATCAGGAAAGACAATGACGAGCTTCAAATCGGCACAGCTTATTGCCAGCTCAAAAGATGCAGATAAAGTAATTTTTTTAATGGATAGAATTGAGCTTGGGACGCAATCTCTTAAAGAATATCGTGGATTTGCTGATGAAAATGAGGATGTGCAGGCGACAGAAAATACGAATGTACTTATAAGCAAACTTAAAAGCTATGATCCTGCTGATACATTGATTGTTACCTCTATTCAGAAAATGAGCAATATCAAAGATGAAGCAGGTGGACTAAATGCCCGAGATATTGAGATTATAGGCGATAAACGGATGGTGCTTATTGTTGATGAAGCTCATCGTTCTACATTTGGAGATATGCTCATTACAATCAAAAATACTTTTCCTAATGCAATGTTTTTCGGTTTTACAGGAACACCTATTCAAGATGAGAATCAGAAAAAGAAAAATACCACGACAACGGTTTTTGGCAATGAGTTGCATAGGTACAGCATTGCGGATGGAATAAGAGATAAGAATGTGCTGGGATTTGATCCCTATAAAGTGTTAACCTTTAAAGATAAAGATGTTCGTAAAGTTGTAGCACTTGAAAAAGCCAAAGCAAAAACTGAAGAGGAAGCAATTTCTGATCCTACTAAAAGCAAAATATATTATAAGTATATGGATGCCAATCAAGTACCAATGGTGGGAAACTTTGATAATAAAGGAAATTACATTAAGGGTATAGAAGATTATATCCCTAATGTTCAGTATCAAACAGAAGAACATACTAAAACTGTTGTAAAGGATATAGCGGATAATTGGTTGACGCTGAGCAGAGGAAGTAAATTTCATGCTATATTTGCTACAAGCAGTATACCAGAAGCAATTAACTATTATCGTTTGATGAAAAGCGAGCTTCCACACCTTAAAATCACAGCACTATTTGATTCAAGCATTGATAATAATGGAGGTGTCCAGTTTAAAGAGGGTGGGCTTATAGAGATTATTGAGGATTATAACTCGCTTTATGGGCAGGATTTTACCATTCCTACCTTCCATAAAATGAAAAAGGATATTGCTTCCCGTTTAGCACATAAGAAACCTTATAAAAGAATTGAAAACGAACCTGAGAAACAAATTGATTTGCTGATTGTAGTTGATCAAATGCTTACAGGCTTTGACTCGAAATGGATTAATACTTTATATATGGATAAGATGTTGCGTTATGAGAATATCATTCAGGCATTTTCCCGTACAAATAGGCTGTTTGGACCGGATAAGCCATTTGGTACAATCAGATATTATAGAAGACCACATACAATGGAGAGCAATATAAACGCTGCCGTAAAGCTCTATTCAGGAGATAGACCACTCGGGTTATTTGCCCAACATCTTATAGAAAATCTAAAGGAAATGAATCGGCTTTTCGAAAATATTTTTGATATTTTCGAAGGTGCAGGAGTTTCAAATTTTGAGAGATTGCCGGCAGATATAGACGCTTGTAAAAAATTTGCAAAAGATTTCAAAGAGTTTAATGAATTTTTAGAAGCTGCAAAAATTCAGGGATTTAAATGGAATATATCTTCTTATCAAGACGACACAACGGTAGAAAACATTGATGTGGCAATTGATGAAAAGACTTACCTGATTTTAGTTCTTCGTTATAAAGAATTGACAGGAGGAGGTTCTACTCTCGGCGGCGATGATGTACCGTATGATTTGGACGGATATATTACAGAAATCGACACCGGCTTGATTGATTCAGATTATATGAATTCCAGGTTTGATAAATATATTAAATTATTAAATGGAAATGGAGCAAGTACGGAGGATATTGAAAAGGCTGAGACTGAGCTCCATAAGACCTTTGCAATGCTAACACAAGAGGAACAGAAATACGCAAATATATTCCTGCACGACATTCAAAGGGGGGATGTTGAAATTACTTCAGGGAAAACGCTGCGGGATTATATCAATGAGTATTTATTAAAAGCGAAGAATGACCAAATTCACCGTGTTTCTGTCCATCTTGGAGTGGACGAAGATAAGCTAAGAGCTATTATGAGCTTAAAGCTTGTTGAAAGCAATTTAAACGAGTTCGGTAGATACGATGAATTGAAGCAGACTGTAGATAAGA is a window from the Leptotrichia sp. oral taxon 215 str. W9775 genome containing:
- a CDS encoding type I restriction endonuclease subunit R is translated as MVFNKESDFEEALIKILSEKGWEKEVLKNYSEKDLLRNWADILFENNRDIDRLNDYPLTDSEIQQILEQIEALRTPLKLNGFINGKSVSIVRDNPDDSLHFGKEVSLKIYDRREIAAGQSRYQIVQQPKFPTKSKLLNDRRGDLMLLINGMPVIHIELKRSGIPVSQAYHQIEKYSREGIFTGLFSLVQIFVAMEPKEAVYFANPGPDGKFNQDYYFHWADFNNEPINEWNKVASTLLSIPMAHQLIGFYTVADDSDGVLKVMRSYQYFAASAISDKVAKGKWEGNNQLGGYVWHTTGSGKTMTSFKSAQLIASSKDADKVIFLMDRIELGTQSLKEYRGFADENEDVQATENTNVLISKLKSYDPADTLIVTSIQKMSNIKDEAGGLNARDIEIIGDKRMVLIVDEAHRSTFGDMLITIKNTFPNAMFFGFTGTPIQDENQKKKNTTTTVFGNELHRYSIADGIRDKNVLGFDPYKVLTFKDKDVRKVVALEKAKAKTEEEAISDPTKSKIYYKYMDANQVPMVGNFDNKGNYIKGIEDYIPNVQYQTEEHTKTVVKDIADNWLTLSRGSKFHAIFATSSIPEAINYYRLMKSELPHLKITALFDSSIDNNGGVQFKEGGLIEIIEDYNSLYGQDFTIPTFHKMKKDIASRLAHKKPYKRIENEPEKQIDLLIVVDQMLTGFDSKWINTLYMDKMLRYENIIQAFSRTNRLFGPDKPFGTIRYYRRPHTMESNINAAVKLYSGDRPLGLFAQHLIENLKEMNRLFENIFDIFEGAGVSNFERLPADIDACKKFAKDFKEFNEFLEAAKIQGFKWNISSYQDDTTVENIDVAIDEKTYLILVLRYKELTGGGSTLGGDDVPYDLDGYITEIDTGLIDSDYMNSRFDKYIKLLNGNGASTEDIEKAETELHKTFAMLTQEEQKYANIFLHDIQRGDVEITSGKTLRDYINEYLLKAKNDQIHRVSVHLGVDEDKLRAIMSLKLVESNLNEFGRYDELKQTVDKKKAKDYFEKIEGIKIIPPKVMMKADILLREFILSGGFDIESPLNEV